The Methylomicrobium agile genome has a segment encoding these proteins:
- the prmA gene encoding 50S ribosomal protein L11 methyltransferase translates to MAWQQITVITDESTAPQVAELFDDLGAVSVTYMDAEDEPVYEPAIGETKIWSNTQVIALYELDTHLEAVTERVLKAFGSDRLRDWRVEQIEDQAWERAWMEYYHPMRFGDKLWVCPTGQEQHEPGTVCMLLDPGLAFGTGTHPTTALCLEWLAEHDPAGKTVIDYGCGSGILAVAAVLLGAKEAHAVDIDPQALTATLSNAEKNAVQDRIKVYLPEQLPKMQAEIVLANILAKPLCELSERISDLVKPGGALVLSGILAEQTGQVADAYRSSIELNAPAQQEDWIRLDGMKR, encoded by the coding sequence ATGGCTTGGCAACAAATTACCGTAATCACTGACGAGAGTACCGCTCCCCAAGTCGCCGAACTGTTCGATGATCTCGGCGCGGTATCGGTGACCTATATGGACGCCGAGGACGAGCCGGTTTACGAACCCGCGATCGGCGAAACAAAGATCTGGAGCAATACGCAGGTGATCGCGCTGTACGAACTCGATACCCATCTCGAAGCGGTGACCGAACGGGTACTCAAGGCCTTCGGCTCCGATCGGCTGCGCGACTGGCGCGTAGAGCAAATCGAAGATCAGGCGTGGGAGCGCGCCTGGATGGAGTATTACCATCCGATGAGATTCGGCGACAAACTCTGGGTTTGCCCGACCGGCCAGGAACAACACGAGCCGGGCACCGTCTGCATGCTGCTCGATCCGGGCCTGGCGTTCGGCACCGGCACCCACCCAACCACCGCGCTCTGTCTGGAATGGCTGGCCGAGCACGATCCGGCCGGCAAGACCGTGATCGATTACGGCTGCGGTTCGGGCATTCTCGCGGTCGCCGCGGTGCTGCTCGGCGCGAAGGAAGCCCATGCGGTCGATATCGATCCGCAGGCACTGACCGCGACGTTGAGCAATGCCGAAAAAAATGCGGTACAGGACAGGATCAAGGTTTATCTGCCGGAACAACTGCCGAAGATGCAGGCCGAGATCGTGCTGGCCAACATTCTCGCGAAACCTTTGTGCGAGCTCAGCGAAAGGATTTCCGATCTGGTCAAGCCGGGCGGCGCGCTGGTGCTGTCCGGTATTCTGGCCGAACAGACCGGGCAGGTCGCGGATGCCTACCGGTCTTCCATCGAATTGAACGCTCCGGCGCAGCAGGAAGACTGGATTCGCCTGGACGGAATGAAGCGTTGA
- the cutA gene encoding divalent-cation tolerance protein CutA, which produces MPNDAQLILCTCPDRETAETLAKRLVEGRLAACVNILPGLTSFYTWENRLETAEEHLLLIKTAGVRYPAVEQAIREQHPYDLPEIIALPIAHGLSDYLTWIDACVSTD; this is translated from the coding sequence ATGCCGAACGATGCCCAATTGATTCTTTGCACCTGCCCGGACCGGGAAACAGCGGAAACCCTCGCCAAACGGCTGGTCGAAGGCCGGCTGGCCGCCTGCGTGAACATCCTGCCCGGGCTGACCTCGTTTTACACCTGGGAAAACCGTCTGGAAACGGCCGAAGAGCATCTGCTGCTGATCAAAACGGCCGGCGTCCGCTATCCGGCCGTCGAGCAGGCGATACGCGAGCAGCATCCCTATGACCTGCCCGAAATCATTGCCCTGCCCATCGCGCACGGCCTGTCCGATTACCTGACCTGGATCGATGCATGCGTCTCTACCGACTGA
- the aroQ gene encoding type II 3-dehydroquinate dehydratase produces the protein MATIAVLNGPNLNLLGIREPGHYGNKTLDDIRQTLANMAEGFQHRLVFHQTNAEHEIVGQVHQAYHDGVDFIIINPAAFTHTSVALRDALLATRIPFIEVHLSNVHAREPFRKHSYFSDIAKGVISGLGATGYELALRAAHQILAERH, from the coding sequence ATGGCGACGATTGCCGTTCTGAACGGGCCAAATCTGAATTTATTGGGGATCCGCGAACCCGGCCATTACGGCAACAAGACGCTGGACGATATCCGGCAAACGCTGGCCAACATGGCCGAAGGATTCCAGCACCGGCTGGTTTTTCACCAGACCAACGCCGAACACGAAATCGTCGGACAGGTGCACCAGGCCTATCACGACGGGGTGGATTTCATCATCATCAATCCTGCCGCATTCACGCATACCAGCGTCGCGCTGCGCGACGCCCTGCTCGCGACCCGGATTCCGTTCATCGAGGTGCATCTGTCGAATGTGCACGCGCGTGAACCGTTTAGAAAACATTCCTACTTTTCGGATATCGCCAAAGGCGTGATTTCCGGGCTGGGAGCCACAGGATACGAATTGGCCTTACGGGCTGCACATCAGATATTAGCCGAGAGACATTAA
- a CDS encoding protein-disulfide reductase DsbD, translating into MRLYRLIFFCLLTVQNAAFALNGEDLLPPDQAFKVSALALSRGQLEFSWNIAEGFSLYRKNLRFESRTEGVELGTPRLPEGKTLHDEVLGDTVHYRNKLTVPVPVKAGDAIRSVSVLARYQGCSDEGVCYPPQKKTLDIALPVVAAAVSANPLQNLVKGIAGLASSAQEDLLPPDQAFQFSAAVGDPNTLQVNWRIAPGYYMYRDKTKLELIEAGGTALDIYEMPRGEPKDDPEFGQVEVFHDELSFDLPLRRGGQAAQTVTLKASYQGCAERGVCYPPMSKTVRLDLPVAQRMAAATAKPQAPVSEQDRIVQLLKHDSLGMTLASFFGFGLLLSFTPCIFPMIPILSGIIVGHRAITTLRAFLLSLSYVVASALTYTLFGVLAALFGGNLQTTFQQPWIIAVFSAVFVLLSLSMFGFYHLELPKSWQAGLHNSSERHRDGSLWGAAIMGSLSSLIVGPCVAAPLAAALIYIGQTGDAVLGGSALFAMGMGMGAPLLLVGASAGKLLPKAGGWLNATKGVFGVIMLAMAVWMLSRILPPAVSMLLWAMLLIIPSIYLSAIDPLPEHSSGWRKLWKGVGLIMLAYGLLLLIGVSGGATNPLKPLQGVLISGASAGARQEGIVFRRVANLRELEQRIEEASAQGRYVMLDFYADWCISCKEMEAYTFTDPKVKQALADFVLLQADVTENSEQDQALLAKFKLIGPPAILFFGPDRQERAAQRVIGYQDSSTFIETLQRIKP; encoded by the coding sequence ATGCGTCTCTACCGACTGATTTTTTTCTGTTTGCTCACTGTCCAAAACGCGGCCTTCGCCCTGAACGGCGAAGACTTGCTGCCGCCCGACCAGGCGTTCAAGGTTTCGGCGCTGGCGCTTTCGCGTGGCCAGCTTGAATTTTCCTGGAACATTGCCGAAGGCTTTTCTTTATACCGGAAAAATTTGCGTTTCGAGTCCAGGACCGAGGGGGTCGAACTCGGCACGCCTCGCCTGCCGGAAGGCAAAACCCTGCATGACGAAGTGCTCGGCGATACGGTGCATTACCGGAACAAGCTGACGGTGCCGGTGCCGGTAAAGGCAGGCGACGCGATTCGCTCGGTAAGCGTGCTGGCGCGTTACCAGGGCTGTTCGGACGAAGGGGTCTGTTATCCGCCACAAAAGAAAACGCTCGACATCGCGCTACCGGTTGTGGCCGCCGCCGTTTCCGCCAATCCGCTCCAGAATCTGGTCAAGGGCATCGCCGGTCTGGCTTCTTCGGCGCAGGAGGATCTGTTGCCGCCCGATCAAGCCTTCCAATTTTCCGCGGCGGTCGGCGATCCGAATACCTTGCAGGTGAACTGGCGGATCGCGCCCGGCTATTACATGTACCGGGACAAGACGAAACTCGAATTGATCGAGGCGGGCGGCACTGCGCTGGACATTTACGAAATGCCGCGCGGCGAACCGAAGGACGACCCGGAGTTCGGGCAGGTCGAGGTTTTTCACGACGAGCTGAGTTTCGATCTGCCGCTGCGGCGCGGCGGCCAGGCCGCGCAGACGGTCACGCTGAAGGCCTCCTATCAGGGCTGCGCCGAGCGTGGCGTCTGCTATCCGCCGATGAGCAAGACAGTGAGGCTGGACTTGCCCGTGGCGCAGCGGATGGCTGCGGCGACTGCGAAACCGCAGGCGCCGGTGTCGGAACAGGACCGGATCGTGCAACTGCTCAAGCACGACAGCCTGGGCATGACGCTGGCCAGCTTTTTCGGCTTCGGGCTGTTGTTGTCGTTTACCCCTTGCATCTTCCCGATGATTCCGATCCTGTCCGGCATCATCGTCGGCCACCGTGCGATCACCACGCTGCGCGCCTTTCTGCTCTCGCTCAGTTATGTGGTCGCCTCGGCGCTGACTTATACCTTGTTCGGCGTCCTTGCCGCGCTGTTCGGCGGCAACCTGCAGACCACCTTTCAGCAGCCCTGGATCATTGCGGTCTTCAGTGCGGTTTTCGTGCTGCTGTCGCTGTCGATGTTCGGCTTTTACCATCTCGAATTGCCGAAATCCTGGCAGGCCGGACTGCACAATTCGAGCGAGCGGCACCGCGACGGGTCGCTGTGGGGGGCGGCGATCATGGGTTCGCTGTCGTCCCTGATCGTCGGGCCGTGCGTGGCCGCGCCTCTGGCGGCGGCGCTGATCTATATCGGCCAGACCGGCGATGCGGTGCTGGGCGGCAGCGCGCTGTTCGCGATGGGCATGGGCATGGGCGCGCCGCTGCTGCTGGTCGGCGCCTCGGCCGGCAAGCTGCTGCCGAAGGCCGGAGGCTGGCTGAACGCGACCAAGGGCGTGTTCGGGGTAATCATGCTGGCGATGGCGGTCTGGATGTTGAGCCGGATCCTGCCGCCGGCGGTCAGCATGCTGTTGTGGGCGATGCTCTTGATCATTCCGTCGATCTACCTGAGCGCGATCGATCCTTTACCCGAACACAGCAGCGGCTGGCGGAAGCTCTGGAAAGGCGTCGGCCTGATCATGCTGGCTTACGGCTTATTGTTGTTGATCGGCGTTTCGGGCGGCGCCACCAATCCGCTCAAGCCTTTGCAGGGCGTGTTGATCAGCGGGGCCAGCGCCGGGGCCAGGCAGGAAGGCATCGTTTTTCGGCGCGTCGCGAATCTTCGGGAGCTCGAACAGCGGATTGAAGAAGCTAGCGCGCAGGGCCGCTATGTGATGCTCGATTTTTACGCCGACTGGTGCATCTCCTGCAAGGAGATGGAAGCCTATACTTTTACCGACCCGAAGGTCAAACAGGCGCTGGCCGATTTTGTGCTGCTGCAGGCCGACGTGACCGAAAATTCGGAACAAGACCAGGCCCTGCTCGCAAAATTCAAACTGATCGGCCCGCCGGCGATCCTGTTCTTCGGTCCGGACCGGCAGGAAAGGGCCGCGCAGCGCGTGATCGGCTATCAGGACAGCAGCACCTTCATCGAAACCTTGCAACGGATCAAACCATGA
- a CDS encoding YgaP family membrane protein, with translation MSFDFKRMFKFEHNVGDKEKKYRIYGGAALFVLSVVTASIFLLVVGCALIASGFSGFCPVYGGLGKNTCGTAGSAPSGE, from the coding sequence ATGAGTTTTGATTTTAAACGTATGTTCAAATTTGAACACAATGTCGGCGATAAGGAAAAAAAATACCGCATTTACGGCGGCGCCGCGCTGTTTGTGCTTTCGGTCGTCACCGCATCGATCTTTTTGCTGGTTGTCGGCTGCGCGCTGATTGCGAGCGGCTTCTCCGGCTTTTGCCCGGTTTATGGCGGTCTCGGCAAGAATACCTGCGGCACGGCCGGTTCGGCTCCCTCCGGCGAATGA
- the accC gene encoding acetyl-CoA carboxylase biotin carboxylase subunit: MFDKIVIANRGEIALRILRACRELGVKVVAVHSEADRNLKHVRLADESVCIGPAPSIDSYLNIPAIISAAEVTDAEAIHPGYGFLAENADFSEKVKQSGFVFIGPNADTIRLMGDKISAKKAMLAAGIPCVPGNGDPLPDDQEKNLKLAREIGYPVIIKAAGGGGGRGMRTVHTEAALLNAIAMTKAEAANAFGNATVYMEKFLEDPRHIEFQVIADAHGNAIHLGERDCSMQRRHQKVVEEAPAPGITEEQRREIGERCAKACIDIGYLGAGTFEFLYEKGEFYFIEMNTRVQVEHPVTEMVTGFDIVKEQLRIAAGEPLSITQDQVKMTGHAIECRLNAEDPRTFMPCPGTIEQFHMPGGPGIRCETHIYNGYKVPPYYDSMIGKLIAHGEDRKSAIARMNTALSEIIIEGIKTNIPLQQEIMSDSAFAAGGQNIHYLEKKLGLY, from the coding sequence ATGTTCGACAAAATTGTGATCGCCAATCGCGGCGAAATCGCGTTGCGCATTTTGCGCGCCTGCCGGGAGCTCGGCGTGAAGGTCGTCGCGGTGCATTCCGAGGCGGACCGAAACCTGAAGCATGTGCGCCTGGCCGACGAGTCGGTCTGCATCGGCCCCGCGCCGTCGATCGACAGCTATCTGAACATTCCCGCGATCATCAGCGCGGCCGAGGTGACCGATGCCGAAGCGATCCATCCGGGCTACGGCTTTCTGGCCGAAAATGCCGATTTTTCGGAAAAGGTCAAACAGAGCGGTTTCGTGTTCATCGGTCCGAACGCGGACACGATCCGCTTGATGGGCGACAAGATTTCCGCGAAAAAAGCGATGCTTGCGGCCGGCATTCCCTGCGTGCCCGGCAACGGCGACCCGCTGCCGGACGATCAGGAGAAAAACCTGAAACTCGCGCGCGAAATCGGCTACCCGGTCATCATCAAGGCAGCCGGCGGCGGCGGCGGGCGCGGCATGCGCACCGTGCACACCGAAGCGGCGCTGCTGAACGCGATCGCGATGACCAAGGCCGAGGCGGCCAACGCGTTCGGCAATGCGACGGTGTACATGGAAAAATTCCTCGAAGACCCGCGCCATATCGAATTCCAGGTGATCGCGGACGCGCACGGCAATGCGATCCATTTGGGCGAGCGCGACTGCTCGATGCAGCGCCGCCACCAGAAAGTCGTCGAGGAAGCGCCCGCGCCCGGCATTACCGAGGAACAGCGCCGCGAAATCGGCGAACGTTGCGCGAAAGCCTGCATCGACATCGGCTATCTGGGCGCCGGCACGTTCGAATTCCTGTATGAAAAAGGCGAGTTCTATTTCATCGAAATGAATACGCGGGTGCAGGTCGAGCATCCGGTCACCGAAATGGTCACCGGCTTCGACATCGTGAAGGAGCAATTGCGGATTGCGGCCGGCGAGCCGCTCTCGATCACGCAGGATCAGGTCAAGATGACCGGCCATGCGATCGAATGCCGCCTGAATGCGGAGGATCCGAGGACGTTCATGCCGTGTCCCGGCACCATCGAGCAGTTCCACATGCCCGGCGGTCCCGGCATCCGCTGCGAAACGCACATCTATAACGGCTATAAGGTGCCGCCGTATTACGATTCGATGATCGGCAAGCTGATCGCGCACGGCGAAGACCGCAAGAGCGCGATCGCGCGGATGAATACCGCGCTCAGCGAAATCATCATCGAAGGCATCAAGACCAATATTCCGCTGCAGCAGGAAATCATGAGCGACAGCGCCTTCGCGGCCGGCGGGCAGAATATCCATTACCTGGAAAAGAAGCTGGGTTTGTATTGA
- the accB gene encoding acetyl-CoA carboxylase biotin carboxyl carrier protein — translation MDIRKIKKLIEIIEESGIAEIEIKEGEEFVRISRYSAAPAPVVYASQPAAPVPAASAAAAPAAPAGEEVITGHIVKSPMVGTFYRSASPGAKPFTDVGQKVQAGDTLCIIEAMKILNQIEADKSGTITKILVENAEPVEYGQPLFVIE, via the coding sequence ATGGATATTAGAAAAATAAAAAAACTGATTGAGATTATCGAAGAATCGGGTATCGCCGAAATCGAGATTAAGGAGGGCGAGGAATTCGTCCGGATCAGCCGCTATTCCGCCGCGCCCGCGCCGGTCGTCTATGCGTCGCAACCGGCTGCGCCCGTGCCGGCTGCTTCTGCCGCGGCCGCTCCCGCCGCGCCTGCCGGCGAAGAAGTCATCACCGGCCATATCGTGAAGTCGCCGATGGTCGGCACTTTCTACCGCTCCGCGTCCCCCGGCGCGAAACCGTTTACCGACGTCGGCCAGAAGGTGCAGGCAGGCGACACGCTTTGCATCATCGAGGCCATGAAGATCCTGAACCAGATCGAAGCGGACAAAAGCGGCACCATTACCAAAATTCTGGTCGAGAACGCCGAGCCTGTCGAATACGGCCAGCCGCTGTTTGTGATCGAATAA
- a CDS encoding TlpA family protein disulfide reductase — protein sequence MKQAAIVIIIGLLALAGGIALRYSLYPAPEAEASPLPEFTLPDLSGQNRSVREWKDKILVINFWATWCPSCREEMPDLVALQTQYAAQGVQVIGVALEDKAPVEEYLDSVKINYPTLIAGEQGMALAGQLGNRAEAIPFTVVVDRQGMIRDRHLGKFSKPELAKIIDGLLE from the coding sequence ATGAAACAGGCGGCTATTGTGATCATCATCGGGTTATTGGCGCTGGCCGGCGGCATCGCGCTGCGCTACAGCCTGTATCCCGCCCCGGAAGCCGAGGCTTCGCCTTTGCCCGAATTTACGCTGCCCGATTTGTCGGGCCAAAATCGTTCGGTCAGGGAATGGAAAGACAAAATTCTCGTGATCAATTTTTGGGCGACCTGGTGTCCTTCCTGCCGCGAGGAGATGCCCGACCTGGTCGCTTTGCAGACGCAGTATGCGGCGCAGGGCGTGCAGGTGATCGGGGTGGCGCTGGAGGACAAGGCGCCGGTCGAAGAGTATCTCGACTCCGTCAAGATCAATTATCCGACCCTGATCGCGGGTGAGCAGGGCATGGCGCTGGCCGGCCAATTGGGCAACCGGGCCGAAGCGATTCCTTTCACGGTCGTGGTCGACCGGCAGGGGATGATCCGGGACCGGCATCTCGGCAAATTCTCGAAGCCGGAGCTGGCGAAAATCATCGACGGCCTGCTGGAGTAA
- the uvrD gene encoding DNA helicase II, which translates to MIDVTLLLDPLNDAQRRAVTAPSRPMLVLAGAGSGKTRVLVHRIAWQIQVQGVSPHGILAVTFTNKAAREMRGRIEELLQRPTRNLWIGTFHGLAHRLLRRHAKQAKLPDAFQVMDTADQLRVTKRVLQALNLDEARWPPKQVQWFINAQKDEGVRARHMPETGDLYLRQMSAIYRAYEELCDRSGLVDFAELLLRTHELLRDNPEVLAFYQQRFEQVHVDEFQDTNTIQYAWLRLLTQDRNNLFVVGDDDQSIYGWRGARIENLYSFQQHFPNHEVIKLEQNYRSTGTILKAANWVIAHNEGRLGKELWTESGEGEPISLYAAFNEQDEAFFVIERIRAWIGEGCARRDAAILYRSNAQSRQFEERLFQAGIPYRVYGGLRFFDRAEIKNALAYLRLTANRNDDVSFERIVNTPTRGIGEKTVDDIRNVARDRGTSLWNAAASMLEQRLLSARAGNALAGFLQLIDRMAAETEGMELFEQVKRVIEKSGLIAFYQNSKGDQGEERIENLEELVNAARLFDFNADNEENLAPLELFLAHAALEAGEMQGDDFDDCVQLMTLHSAKGLEFKVVFMVGMEEGLFPSLQSVEDPQRLEEERRLCYVGMTRAMQTLYMTYAESRRLYGRETYPRPSRFLREIPDECVQEVRLRANVSRPAAASPAKPSASPSLSVSRYKLGQRVSHAKFGEGMILQLEGQGAQERAQINFKGVGVKWLMLAYAGLETLP; encoded by the coding sequence ATGATCGACGTCACTCTCCTTCTCGACCCTCTGAACGACGCGCAGCGCCGGGCCGTCACCGCGCCTTCGCGGCCCATGCTGGTGCTGGCCGGCGCCGGCAGCGGCAAAACCCGCGTGCTGGTGCACCGGATCGCCTGGCAGATCCAGGTGCAGGGCGTTTCGCCGCACGGCATTCTGGCGGTCACCTTCACCAATAAGGCCGCCCGCGAAATGCGGGGCCGGATCGAAGAACTGTTGCAGCGGCCGACCCGCAACCTATGGATCGGCACCTTCCACGGCCTCGCGCACCGGCTGCTCCGCCGCCACGCGAAACAGGCGAAACTGCCGGACGCCTTTCAGGTGATGGATACCGCCGACCAGTTGCGCGTGACCAAGCGCGTGCTGCAGGCCTTGAACCTGGACGAGGCGCGCTGGCCGCCGAAACAGGTGCAATGGTTCATCAACGCGCAAAAGGACGAAGGCGTCCGCGCCCGGCACATGCCCGAAACCGGCGATCTGTATCTAAGGCAGATGAGCGCGATTTACCGCGCCTACGAAGAACTGTGCGACCGCTCGGGTCTGGTCGATTTCGCGGAGCTGCTGCTCAGAACGCACGAGCTTCTGCGCGACAATCCCGAGGTGCTGGCCTTCTACCAGCAACGCTTCGAGCAGGTGCATGTCGACGAGTTCCAGGACACCAATACGATCCAGTACGCCTGGCTGCGCCTGTTGACCCAGGACCGGAACAACCTGTTCGTGGTCGGCGACGACGACCAGTCGATCTACGGCTGGCGCGGCGCGCGGATCGAGAACCTCTACAGTTTCCAGCAGCATTTTCCGAATCACGAAGTCATCAAGCTCGAACAGAACTATCGCTCGACCGGCACCATTCTGAAAGCCGCGAACTGGGTCATCGCGCACAACGAGGGCCGGCTCGGCAAGGAGCTGTGGACCGAATCCGGCGAAGGCGAGCCGATTTCGCTGTATGCGGCGTTCAACGAGCAGGACGAAGCCTTTTTCGTAATCGAACGGATCCGCGCCTGGATCGGCGAAGGCTGCGCGCGCCGGGACGCGGCGATTCTGTACCGTTCGAACGCACAGTCCAGGCAATTCGAGGAACGGCTGTTCCAGGCCGGCATTCCCTACCGCGTTTACGGCGGCCTGCGCTTTTTCGATCGCGCCGAAATCAAGAACGCGCTGGCTTATCTCCGGCTGACCGCGAACCGGAACGACGACGTTTCGTTCGAGCGGATCGTCAACACCCCGACGCGGGGGATCGGCGAAAAAACGGTCGACGACATCCGGAATGTCGCCCGCGACCGCGGCACCTCGCTCTGGAACGCGGCGGCATCCATGCTCGAACAGCGCCTGCTGAGCGCCCGCGCCGGCAACGCGCTGGCCGGATTTTTGCAGCTGATCGACCGGATGGCGGCCGAAACCGAAGGCATGGAGCTCTTCGAACAGGTCAAACGGGTCATCGAAAAATCCGGCCTGATCGCATTCTATCAAAACAGCAAAGGCGACCAGGGCGAAGAGCGGATCGAAAACCTCGAAGAACTGGTCAATGCGGCCCGCCTGTTCGATTTCAACGCCGACAACGAGGAAAACCTCGCCCCGCTCGAACTGTTTCTCGCGCATGCGGCCCTCGAAGCCGGCGAGATGCAGGGGGACGATTTCGACGACTGCGTGCAGTTGATGACCCTGCATTCGGCCAAGGGCCTCGAATTCAAGGTCGTGTTCATGGTGGGAATGGAAGAAGGCCTGTTTCCCTCGCTGCAGTCGGTCGAAGACCCGCAGCGCCTCGAAGAGGAGCGCCGGCTCTGCTATGTCGGGATGACCCGAGCCATGCAAACCTTATATATGACCTACGCCGAATCCCGGCGCCTCTACGGCCGCGAAACCTATCCACGCCCGTCCCGGTTCCTGCGCGAGATTCCGGACGAATGCGTCCAGGAAGTCCGACTGCGCGCGAACGTCAGCCGTCCGGCCGCCGCCTCGCCCGCGAAACCCTCGGCATCCCCGTCCCTGTCGGTTAGCCGGTACAAGCTCGGCCAGCGCGTCAGCCATGCGAAGTTCGGCGAAGGGATGATCCTGCAGCTCGAAGGCCAGGGCGCCCAGGAGCGCGCGCAAATCAATTTCAAGGGCGTGGGCGTCAAATGGCTGATGCTGGCTTATGCGGGGCTCGAAACCCTGCCGTGA
- a CDS encoding FxsA family protein translates to MRIFQLLFLFLLILPFAEIYLLLTVGGLIGAFPTIALVVFTAVLGAWLLRRQGFQTLRRFQENLAQGNVPTYEIIEGPILLVGAALLLTPGFITDLLGMICLIPPLRQKIAQYILEKHMIQVIQSNSPFGPRGAARGDALEGEFRKED, encoded by the coding sequence ATGAGAATCTTCCAGTTATTGTTCCTGTTCCTCCTGATCCTTCCGTTCGCGGAGATTTATCTGCTGCTGACGGTCGGCGGCCTCATCGGCGCCTTTCCGACCATCGCGCTGGTGGTGTTTACCGCGGTGCTCGGTGCATGGCTGCTCAGACGGCAGGGCTTTCAAACGCTCCGGCGCTTTCAGGAAAACCTGGCGCAAGGCAACGTGCCGACCTACGAAATCATCGAAGGACCGATCCTGCTGGTCGGCGCGGCCCTGCTGCTGACGCCCGGATTCATCACCGACCTGTTGGGGATGATTTGCCTGATTCCGCCCCTGCGCCAAAAAATCGCCCAGTATATTCTCGAAAAACATATGATCCAGGTAATCCAGTCGAACAGCCCCTTCGGTCCGCGCGGAGCGGCGCGCGGGGATGCGCTGGAAGGGGAATTCCGGAAGGAAGATTGA
- a CDS encoding M48 family metallopeptidase: protein MLKKIRTALAVAFALTACATSPTGRSQLMLLPDSQVDQMGLQAFETLKRDKPISNDARLNQIANCIAGNITQSTTGGRWEVVVFVDDSFNAFALPGNKIGVYTGLFNLIANQDQLAAVIGHEIGHVLAKHSAERASQELAVNSGMSMIQAMGNPQSTLGQAAFGMLGLGAEYGVLMPYGRTQESEADIIGVDLMAKAGFDPRQSINLWQRMSQATQGQQTAEFLSTHPSNETRIHDLEQHMPQAMGFYQQAQAMGRRPQCQ from the coding sequence ATGTTAAAGAAGATCCGCACCGCATTGGCCGTGGCATTCGCTTTGACCGCCTGCGCCACCAGTCCGACAGGACGTTCACAGCTCATGCTGTTGCCCGACTCGCAGGTCGACCAGATGGGCCTGCAAGCCTTCGAAACGCTCAAACGCGACAAACCGATCAGCAACGATGCGCGTTTGAATCAAATTGCCAACTGCATCGCCGGCAATATTACCCAAAGCACCACCGGCGGCCGCTGGGAAGTCGTGGTGTTCGTGGATGATTCGTTCAACGCCTTCGCGTTGCCGGGCAACAAGATCGGCGTTTACACCGGCCTGTTCAATCTGATCGCCAATCAGGACCAGTTGGCCGCGGTCATCGGCCACGAGATCGGCCACGTACTGGCCAAGCACAGCGCGGAACGGGCCTCGCAGGAACTGGCCGTCAACTCGGGCATGTCGATGATTCAGGCGATGGGCAATCCCCAGTCGACGCTCGGCCAGGCCGCGTTCGGCATGCTCGGGCTCGGCGCCGAATACGGCGTGCTGATGCCTTACGGCCGGACCCAGGAAAGCGAAGCGGACATCATCGGCGTCGACCTGATGGCCAAAGCCGGCTTCGACCCGCGCCAAAGCATCAACCTGTGGCAACGGATGAGCCAGGCGACACAAGGGCAACAGACCGCCGAATTCCTGTCCACCCACCCGTCCAATGAAACCCGGATCCACGACCTCGAACAGCACATGCCCCAGGCAATGGGCTTTTATCAACAAGCGCAGGCGATGGGCCGACGCCCCCAATGCCAGTAA